A stretch of Natronococcus sp. CG52 DNA encodes these proteins:
- a CDS encoding succinylglutamate desuccinylase/aspartoacylase family protein, with the protein MNDHSADEQPEQRTERTTPSRRSFIASGTTVATAALVGVGSVSADDGFRPIRRTTRTLRAGTEYETTAYIGESERSGPTAVVIGGIHGNELAGVEAARNARGWEFDRGTLIVLPEANAPAVEARTYSGPDGDLNQQFPSGSAPTTPIAREIWDLITDYDADVVIDMHTSMGIWGSDLGPDGYGQAIFPSAAGNSRAIASNVAGCMNRNVIDDSYPEDYDFTLGNTLSGEHPRLVHKVAADLEDAGYLTEVTRYETTLETQTQWATSLAGYLLRNHGIETSYAAESL; encoded by the coding sequence ATGAACGACCACTCGGCGGACGAACAACCGGAGCAACGCACTGAACGGACGACGCCGTCTCGGCGATCGTTTATCGCGAGCGGGACGACGGTAGCGACCGCTGCACTCGTCGGCGTCGGAAGCGTAAGCGCGGACGACGGATTCCGCCCGATCCGTCGAACCACGCGCACGCTACGGGCAGGAACCGAGTACGAGACCACGGCGTACATCGGCGAATCCGAACGATCGGGTCCGACGGCGGTCGTCATCGGGGGCATCCACGGCAACGAACTGGCTGGCGTCGAGGCCGCCCGGAACGCCAGGGGGTGGGAGTTCGACCGCGGAACGCTCATCGTGCTGCCCGAAGCGAACGCGCCGGCGGTCGAAGCGCGGACGTACAGCGGGCCGGACGGCGATCTGAATCAGCAGTTCCCCTCCGGCTCGGCTCCCACGACGCCGATCGCGCGGGAGATCTGGGACCTCATCACGGACTATGACGCGGACGTCGTTATCGACATGCACACTTCCATGGGGATCTGGGGATCGGATCTCGGCCCGGACGGCTACGGACAGGCGATCTTCCCGTCCGCGGCGGGTAACTCGAGGGCGATCGCGAGCAACGTCGCCGGCTGCATGAACCGGAACGTTATCGACGACTCGTATCCCGAGGACTACGATTTCACGCTCGGAAACACCCTCTCTGGCGAACACCCTCGACTCGTCCACAAGGTCGCCGCCGACCTCGAGGATGCCGGCTATCTCACGGAGGTCACGCGATACGAGACGACCCTCGAGACCCAGACCCAGTGGGCCACGTCGCTGGCCGGCTACCTCCTTCGGAACCACGGGATCGAGACGTCCTACGCGGCCGAGTCGCTGTAG
- a CDS encoding metal-dependent hydrolase, which produces MWPLGHAAVGYLCYTLATRTRFDRPPGEITVLILLLGTQFPDLVDKPLAWYLGVIPTGRSLAHSLLLLVPLSIGVYLLVRRYDRPEYGIAFALGALSHTLVDAVPVLWGAPDPSFLLWPALPVEPYESGAPSVIGLFQESLGNPYFLLEFALAALALVYWRRDGYPGLGAIRAILDVLTRSSTKESA; this is translated from the coding sequence ATGTGGCCGCTCGGACACGCAGCAGTCGGTTATCTCTGTTACACGCTCGCGACGCGGACGCGGTTCGACCGTCCACCGGGTGAGATCACCGTCCTGATCCTCTTGCTCGGCACGCAGTTCCCGGATCTCGTCGATAAACCGCTGGCGTGGTATCTTGGTGTGATCCCGACCGGCCGCAGCCTCGCCCACTCGTTGCTCCTTCTGGTGCCGCTCTCGATCGGCGTCTATCTCCTCGTTCGACGGTACGATCGTCCCGAGTACGGGATCGCGTTCGCACTCGGTGCGCTTTCACACACGCTGGTCGACGCCGTGCCCGTACTGTGGGGTGCTCCCGATCCGAGTTTCCTCCTCTGGCCCGCGCTACCGGTCGAGCCCTACGAGTCCGGGGCGCCGTCGGTGATCGGACTCTTCCAGGAATCGCTCGGCAATCCGTACTTCCTCCTCGAGTTCGCGCTCGCAGCGCTCGCGCTCGTCTACTGGCGTCGCGACGGCTATCCGGGACTCGGGGCGATCCGTGCCATCCTCGACGTCCTGACCCGTTCGTCGACGAAGGAGTCGGCGTGA
- a CDS encoding sugar phosphate nucleotidyltransferase: MNECSAIVLAAGEGKRLRPLTKHRPKPMLPAATKPILEHVFDALIEAGVTDITVVVGYKRNRVQSHFGPTYRNVPLQYVTQQKQLGSGHALLAAESAVDGSLLVVNGDQLVDEQIVEDVLAAHDAAAATLGLIRRADVARYGGVLLEEERVTEIVENPRDERGYCLNAGVYAFEPAIFDAIRAIEPRAGEHSLTDAISTLLGNDEDVRGAVSEGTWIDATYPWDLLRIADDLLADASSVENRVSPAASIHDAATILEPVVVGPDCVVGPGAVVGPNVCLGENVTIGSNATVERSVLDADTRVGSGTTLSDCVTGRGVQIGPNSTVVGGPGDVEVGDEIHREEALGAVLADHARDGGGVTYESGTIVGSGTVCYSGATVGGTIPGDTEVRT; encoded by the coding sequence ATGAATGAGTGTTCAGCGATCGTTCTTGCGGCGGGCGAGGGGAAACGGCTTCGGCCGCTCACGAAACACCGACCGAAGCCGATGCTCCCCGCGGCGACGAAGCCGATTCTCGAGCACGTTTTTGACGCGCTGATCGAGGCGGGGGTTACCGATATTACGGTCGTCGTCGGCTACAAGCGCAACCGTGTCCAGTCACACTTCGGACCGACGTATCGCAACGTGCCGCTACAGTACGTCACCCAGCAAAAACAGCTCGGCAGCGGCCACGCGCTGCTGGCAGCGGAGTCGGCGGTCGACGGCTCACTGCTCGTCGTCAACGGCGATCAGCTGGTCGACGAGCAGATCGTCGAGGACGTTCTCGCGGCCCACGACGCGGCTGCGGCGACGCTCGGGCTGATCCGGCGAGCCGACGTCGCGAGATACGGTGGCGTCCTCCTCGAGGAGGAACGGGTGACGGAGATCGTCGAGAACCCGCGCGACGAGCGAGGGTATTGCCTCAATGCGGGCGTGTACGCGTTCGAACCAGCAATCTTCGACGCGATCCGCGCGATCGAGCCCCGGGCGGGCGAACACTCCCTCACGGATGCGATATCGACGCTCCTCGGAAACGACGAGGACGTTCGTGGAGCCGTCTCCGAGGGAACGTGGATCGATGCCACCTATCCGTGGGACCTCCTCCGGATCGCCGACGATCTGCTCGCTGACGCCTCTTCCGTCGAAAATCGGGTGTCTCCGGCAGCGTCGATCCACGACGCCGCGACGATCCTCGAACCGGTCGTCGTCGGGCCGGATTGCGTCGTCGGTCCCGGCGCCGTCGTCGGACCGAACGTCTGTCTCGGCGAGAACGTGACGATCGGCTCGAACGCGACGGTCGAGCGCTCCGTGCTCGACGCGGACACGCGAGTCGGAAGCGGCACCACCCTGTCCGACTGCGTGACCGGTCGCGGCGTGCAGATCGGCCCGAACTCGACGGTCGTCGGCGGACCGGGCGACGTCGAGGTCGGAGACGAAATCCACCGCGAGGAAGCGCTCGGTGCGGTGCTGGCAGATCACGCCCGCGACGGCGGCGGGGTGACGTACGAGTCGGGGACGATCGTCGGTTCGGGGACCGTCTGCTATAGCGGCGCGACCGTCGGCGGCACGATCCCCGGCGACACCGAGGTGCGTACCTGA
- a CDS encoding DUF7351 domain-containing protein translates to MTPGSDGDATTASDGRNDDQPAGTIVTEPSDAFQALGNEIRMGILETMLARTDADGPSRPTFTDLFEASGLETSAKFAYHLEQLEGAYLRKVEGDGTDSDGYEFTYAGRKIARAIAAGDYTRRVDRDPISLSDPCPFCDAAGLEATSTDNVVTVACRECDRSLLGLDFPPSGLEAHGERLPEAFDRHHRHRLALMQDGVCPECSGRIDGHLVSPTEGVKDLLPEPMTGHLQAAFECHQCGHGVRCPVTLALLEHPAVVSFHRDHDRPIRDRPIWNVGDEWHETVLSEDPLCVRVVVELEEEILALYVDGTVQIREIQRTDTAPSKPEERPDAALVSSERMAGDSSAESLTATPATTEGADGSTDAQSRPAE, encoded by the coding sequence ATGACTCCAGGATCCGATGGCGACGCGACGACCGCATCGGACGGTCGAAACGACGACCAACCGGCCGGAACTATCGTCACCGAGCCGAGCGACGCGTTCCAGGCGCTCGGTAACGAGATCCGGATGGGAATTCTCGAGACGATGCTCGCGCGGACCGACGCGGACGGTCCGTCGCGACCGACGTTCACGGACCTGTTCGAGGCGTCGGGGCTCGAGACGTCGGCCAAGTTCGCCTACCACCTCGAGCAACTCGAGGGGGCGTACCTCCGGAAGGTCGAGGGAGACGGAACCGACTCCGACGGCTACGAGTTCACGTACGCGGGCCGGAAGATTGCCCGCGCCATCGCCGCCGGTGACTACACTCGACGAGTCGACCGGGACCCGATCTCGCTGTCCGACCCCTGCCCGTTCTGCGACGCGGCGGGGCTCGAGGCGACGTCCACGGACAACGTCGTCACGGTCGCGTGTCGGGAGTGTGATCGCTCCCTGCTCGGACTCGACTTTCCGCCGTCGGGACTCGAAGCTCACGGAGAGCGACTGCCGGAAGCGTTCGATCGCCACCATCGCCATCGGCTTGCGCTCATGCAGGACGGCGTCTGCCCCGAGTGTAGCGGCCGCATCGACGGCCACCTCGTTTCGCCGACCGAGGGCGTCAAAGATCTGTTACCCGAACCGATGACGGGCCACCTTCAGGCGGCGTTCGAGTGTCACCAGTGTGGCCACGGTGTCCGCTGCCCCGTCACGCTCGCCCTGCTCGAGCATCCTGCCGTCGTGTCGTTTCACCGCGACCATGATCGGCCGATTCGCGACCGTCCGATCTGGAACGTCGGCGACGAGTGGCACGAGACGGTGCTTTCCGAGGACCCCCTGTGCGTTCGGGTCGTCGTCGAACTCGAGGAGGAGATCCTGGCGCTGTACGTCGACGGAACCGTGCAGATTCGAGAGATCCAGCGGACGGATACGGCGCCGTCGAAACCGGAAGAACGGCCGGACGCGGCTCTCGTGTCGAGCGAACGGATGGCGGGGGATTCCTCGGCGGAGTCGCTGACGGCAACTCCGGCGACGACCGAAGGGGCGGACGGTTCGACGGACGCACAGAGTCGGCCCGCGGAGTGA
- a CDS encoding alpha/beta fold hydrolase, producing MEYDEWIDHLESTTVTVDEHALEMAYYDEGEGDPLVFLHGIPTSSFLWREIAPAFTDDYRVIVPDMVGYGQSTMDDRFDRSIRAQERAVADLFDQLGLDSVSFVGHDLGGGVGLRYAVHEPDAVDDLVLSNAVCYDSWPIERIVDLGLPSTIEEMSVDDLTDLLESVYRETLYGDDADDAFVEGMVTQWASEEGKVSLSRNAIGTNTSHTTEIDHSAVDARTLMLWGAEDEFQPIEYAERLEGDIDGAELVGLEEANHWVPEDRPEAYREELRKFLTG from the coding sequence ATGGAGTACGACGAGTGGATCGACCACCTCGAATCGACGACCGTGACCGTCGACGAACACGCCCTCGAGATGGCGTACTACGACGAAGGCGAGGGAGACCCCCTCGTCTTTCTCCACGGCATTCCGACCTCGTCGTTTCTCTGGCGCGAGATCGCTCCGGCGTTCACCGACGACTACCGGGTGATCGTTCCCGACATGGTCGGTTACGGTCAGTCGACGATGGACGACCGGTTCGACCGTTCCATCCGAGCCCAGGAGCGCGCGGTCGCCGACCTGTTCGACCAGCTGGGGTTGGACTCGGTCTCCTTCGTCGGCCACGACCTCGGCGGCGGCGTCGGGCTGCGCTACGCGGTCCACGAACCCGACGCGGTCGACGACCTCGTCCTCTCGAACGCCGTCTGTTACGACTCCTGGCCGATCGAGCGCATCGTCGATCTCGGACTGCCGTCGACCATCGAGGAGATGAGCGTCGACGACCTGACCGACCTGCTCGAGTCGGTCTACCGAGAGACCCTGTACGGTGACGACGCCGACGACGCCTTCGTCGAGGGGATGGTTACCCAGTGGGCCTCCGAGGAGGGGAAGGTCTCGCTCTCCCGGAACGCCATCGGGACGAACACGAGCCACACGACCGAGATCGACCACAGCGCGGTGGACGCTCGGACGCTCATGCTCTGGGGCGCCGAGGACGAGTTCCAGCCGATCGAGTACGCCGAGCGACTCGAGGGCGATATCGACGGCGCCGAACTCGTCGGCCTCGAGGAGGCGAACCACTGGGTGCCCGAGGACCGACCCGAGGCCTACCGAGAGGAGTTGCGGAAGTTTCTCACCGGCTGA
- a CDS encoding archaeal proteasome endopeptidase complex subunit alpha: MESSRQQAYDRGHTIFSPDGRLYQVEYAREAVERGSPSVGVRTDEGAVLAARKRLPSPLLEADTVEKIHRVDDHVAVASAGHAADARRLVDLAREVGQRHRLRYGEPIDVESLTTAIADHVQEFTQTGGSRPYGTALLVAGVDESAPASSPRLFELDPSGTPYGWRAVAIGNGADAVRGYFESALGDDGGGTQWGIRRALEGLGTATDEPLVPEKVDVWRMEPEPVTVQSLANDEIAAALAESGVDGGQEN, translated from the coding sequence ATGGAGTCCTCGCGCCAGCAGGCCTACGACCGCGGGCACACCATCTTCTCGCCGGACGGGCGGCTCTACCAGGTCGAGTACGCGCGGGAGGCCGTCGAGCGCGGCTCGCCCAGCGTCGGCGTCCGAACCGACGAGGGGGCCGTCCTCGCAGCCCGGAAGCGGCTCCCGTCGCCGCTGCTCGAGGCCGACACGGTCGAGAAGATCCACCGGGTCGACGACCACGTCGCGGTCGCCTCGGCGGGCCACGCGGCGGACGCCCGTCGGCTCGTAGACCTCGCGCGCGAGGTCGGCCAGCGCCACCGGCTCCGGTACGGCGAACCGATCGACGTGGAGTCGCTCACGACGGCGATTGCCGACCACGTCCAGGAGTTTACCCAGACGGGTGGGTCGCGGCCCTACGGAACCGCGTTGCTCGTCGCTGGCGTCGACGAGTCCGCACCCGCCTCGAGCCCGCGACTGTTCGAACTCGATCCGAGCGGGACGCCCTACGGCTGGCGCGCGGTCGCGATCGGGAACGGCGCCGACGCCGTTCGAGGATACTTCGAATCGGCACTCGGCGACGACGGTGGCGGAACCCAGTGGGGGATTCGACGCGCACTCGAGGGGCTCGGGACGGCAACCGACGAGCCGCTCGTTCCCGAGAAAGTCGACGTCTGGAGGATGGAACCGGAGCCGGTGACGGTCCAGTCGCTCGCGAACGACGAAATCGCCGCTGCACTCGCAGAATCGGGCGTGGACGGCGGCCAGGAGAACTGA
- a CDS encoding CocE/NonD family hydrolase has translation MNHSDHDSEQRDVTRRTLLQVTAAGTAGLSMSGLASADDDPIDGPLPVEDPPVDFVCDPDNTEHYTEVSAEPTHEFGEEETIELESEQDGKKIQLGVLKPDLEDEETAPVILRATPYVDDLREKSLRDCVRTERLTENYVEQGYAVAAVAVRGTGGSGGCMELFGPNEQADVDQTVTYLGEADWSNGNVAIVGRSYDGSTPWMAARMGNPYLATVVPFSGVPDMHDLMYRRGAPEPRGYAILPGLYYAISLGIHSPATGVGLATYLERLSCPDNYTDGSVWSLYAGATGERDPSGYWTERILKRGVARNYDGSVLMVHGLQDWNVNPSQVYPWTDELREAGIRTHIYFKQFGHHYPDDGRIRETDAYNENWADFLLAWFESELKGRDEGVVEDEIDTVDVFDASVHAHHSGGEWYTADEWPPAKAAETELFLGTDEDLRATPDPETDEEIVYVDETREYDPTQPSDPEPGCRACATFVSAPFDDDFRFAGEPELTLTVTPTTSGGHLTVYLWAVDEDDEAERLGWGQIDLRYADDSPAAEYPTPGEELDVRLPIEPLDAVVPEGHHLAVVLHQGTTGDRTYSPTPAPVVVETGGENGMSLQAWNAAVPRASLDLSAARDDSGSVFTGGQTNRTDLDVTVRHPDDETFLVRDTVPSGWTVDEEYGDGAATTPASDGATHVHFGLEDPRSEYDVTHFATAPDDLEESDEYAFGPVAVTTETADPRSDDAPTLTDREWTVLEETDRDVTVAAADI, from the coding sequence ATGAACCATTCCGACCACGATTCTGAACAGCGGGACGTAACGCGGCGGACCCTCCTGCAGGTAACGGCAGCAGGGACGGCCGGGCTCTCGATGTCCGGCCTCGCGTCAGCCGACGACGATCCGATCGACGGTCCACTTCCGGTCGAGGACCCGCCGGTAGACTTCGTCTGTGACCCGGACAACACCGAGCACTACACCGAGGTATCCGCCGAACCGACCCACGAGTTCGGAGAGGAGGAGACGATCGAACTCGAGAGCGAACAGGACGGGAAGAAGATCCAACTCGGGGTCCTGAAACCCGACCTCGAGGACGAGGAGACGGCGCCCGTCATTCTGCGGGCAACCCCCTACGTCGACGACCTCCGGGAGAAGTCGCTGCGGGACTGCGTGCGCACCGAACGGCTCACCGAGAACTACGTCGAGCAGGGGTACGCCGTCGCCGCCGTCGCCGTCCGCGGAACCGGCGGTTCGGGCGGCTGTATGGAGCTGTTCGGCCCCAACGAGCAGGCCGACGTTGACCAGACGGTGACCTATCTCGGCGAGGCCGACTGGTCGAACGGAAACGTCGCCATCGTCGGCCGCTCCTACGACGGTTCGACGCCGTGGATGGCGGCCCGGATGGGGAACCCGTACCTGGCGACGGTCGTCCCGTTCTCCGGCGTGCCGGACATGCACGATCTGATGTACCGGCGCGGCGCACCCGAGCCCCGCGGGTACGCGATCCTGCCGGGACTGTACTACGCCATCTCGCTCGGCATCCATTCGCCCGCGACCGGGGTCGGGCTGGCGACCTACCTCGAGCGCCTCTCCTGTCCCGACAACTACACCGACGGCTCGGTCTGGTCGCTGTACGCGGGTGCGACCGGCGAGCGCGACCCGAGCGGCTACTGGACCGAGCGCATCCTCAAGCGCGGCGTCGCCCGCAACTACGACGGTAGCGTCCTGATGGTCCACGGGCTCCAGGACTGGAACGTCAACCCCTCGCAGGTGTACCCGTGGACGGACGAACTTCGCGAGGCCGGCATCAGGACCCACATCTACTTCAAGCAGTTCGGGCACCACTATCCCGACGACGGTCGAATTCGGGAGACCGACGCCTACAACGAGAACTGGGCGGACTTCCTGCTCGCCTGGTTCGAGAGCGAACTGAAGGGACGCGACGAGGGCGTCGTCGAGGACGAGATCGACACGGTGGACGTCTTCGACGCCTCCGTCCACGCCCACCACTCCGGGGGCGAGTGGTACACCGCCGACGAGTGGCCGCCCGCGAAAGCGGCGGAGACCGAACTCTTCCTCGGCACCGACGAGGATCTGCGCGCAACGCCCGACCCCGAGACCGACGAGGAGATCGTCTACGTCGACGAGACGCGGGAGTACGATCCGACCCAACCCTCGGATCCGGAGCCTGGCTGTCGGGCGTGTGCGACGTTCGTCTCCGCGCCGTTCGACGACGACTTCCGGTTCGCGGGCGAACCCGAACTCACGCTCACGGTAACGCCGACGACCTCGGGCGGTCACCTCACGGTCTACCTGTGGGCCGTCGACGAAGACGACGAGGCCGAACGCCTCGGCTGGGGGCAGATCGACCTGCGGTACGCCGACGACTCCCCCGCTGCGGAGTATCCCACCCCCGGCGAGGAGCTGGACGTCCGCCTGCCGATCGAGCCCCTCGACGCGGTCGTCCCCGAGGGTCACCATCTCGCCGTCGTCCTCCACCAGGGGACGACCGGCGACCGAACCTACTCGCCGACGCCGGCGCCCGTCGTCGTCGAGACCGGCGGCGAGAACGGGATGTCGCTGCAGGCGTGGAACGCCGCGGTCCCTCGAGCGAGCCTCGATCTCAGCGCGGCGCGCGACGACAGCGGCTCGGTGTTTACCGGGGGCCAGACAAACCGAACCGACCTCGACGTGACGGTCCGGCACCCGGACGACGAGACGTTCCTCGTCCGTGACACGGTGCCGTCAGGGTGGACCGTCGACGAGGAATACGGTGACGGCGCCGCGACGACGCCGGCGTCGGACGGTGCCACGCACGTCCACTTCGGACTCGAGGATCCCCGGAGCGAGTACGACGTCACCCACTTCGCGACGGCACCCGACGACCTCGAGGAGTCGGACGAGTACGCGTTCGGCCCGGTCGCGGTGACGACGGAGACGGCTGATCCGCGGTCGGACGACGCCCCGACGCTGACCGACCGCGAGTGGACGGTCCTCGAGGAGACCGATCGAGACGTGACCGTCGCTGCGGCGGACATCTAG
- a CDS encoding proteasome subunit alpha, with protein sequence MREPLQPPETDNTITNGRAPVVDADADDRIVKTGTTTLGAVAVDGAVLAADSRASLGGQFVTNRTAQKIEPIDDRTAVAFAGSVSDAQSFVRQLRAEVRGYEMRHERPMSVETMSTVAGDLVRRGSYRILDPVLAGVDDEPAVYDIGPGGGVMRTDYAASGSGMQLAYGVLENSYEPDATVEELRDVAVSAVHGATERDTASGDGMTVAAITESGIDLERFDDLEAAVATTNETPDGAEEVA encoded by the coding sequence ATGAGAGAACCCTTGCAACCGCCGGAAACGGACAATACGATCACGAATGGACGAGCGCCGGTCGTCGACGCGGACGCCGACGACCGAATCGTCAAGACCGGAACGACGACGCTGGGAGCGGTCGCCGTGGACGGCGCCGTCCTGGCCGCGGACAGCCGGGCCAGTCTCGGCGGACAGTTCGTCACGAACCGGACGGCCCAGAAGATCGAACCCATCGACGACCGGACGGCGGTCGCCTTCGCCGGCAGCGTGAGCGACGCCCAGTCGTTCGTTCGACAGCTTCGGGCCGAAGTTCGGGGCTACGAAATGCGACACGAACGGCCGATGTCCGTCGAGACGATGAGCACCGTCGCTGGCGACCTCGTTCGCCGCGGCTCCTACCGGATCCTCGACCCGGTGCTTGCCGGCGTCGACGACGAGCCGGCAGTGTACGATATCGGCCCCGGCGGCGGCGTCATGCGAACCGACTACGCTGCGAGCGGTAGCGGGATGCAACTCGCCTACGGCGTCCTCGAGAACTCCTACGAACCGGACGCGACCGTCGAAGAACTTCGGGACGTCGCCGTCTCAGCCGTCCACGGCGCGACCGAGCGCGACACCGCCAGTGGCGACGGGATGACCGTCGCGGCGATCACCGAGTCGGGGATTGACCTCGAGCGGTTCGACGACCTGGAGGCGGCCGTTGCGACGACGAACGAGACTCCTGACGGCGCCGAGGAGGTGGCCTGA
- a CDS encoding DUF5795 family protein: MSENRVVQGRMVTAEKLAELIEDDSVMEVDSIEEADRECPDCGGNVLKVGYMPSVTEFVTGWKCQDCDWSETDRD, encoded by the coding sequence GTGAGCGAGAATCGCGTCGTTCAGGGGCGAATGGTTACGGCCGAAAAGCTCGCGGAGCTAATCGAGGACGACTCCGTCATGGAGGTCGACTCGATCGAGGAGGCCGACAGGGAGTGTCCCGACTGTGGCGGCAACGTCCTCAAGGTCGGCTACATGCCCTCCGTCACCGAGTTCGTCACCGGCTGGAAGTGCCAGGACTGCGACTGGAGCGAGACCGACAGGGACTGA
- the glmS gene encoding glutamine--fructose-6-phosphate transaminase (isomerizing): MCGIIGYVGTDRGDAAEVLLEGLSQLEYRGYDSAGIALANGELDVHKREGELAELEAALSTARLGDEAVGVGHTRWSTHGPPSDRNAHPHTDEDGRVAVVHNGIIENYQALRDELAADGVEFRSETDTEVVPHLIATFLDRGLAPETAFRRAIDRLEGSYAIAAVFAGSETVYAARHESPLVLGVAADGYYLASDVPAFIEYTDRVIYLDDGEFARLEADEIAVTDGNGEVVETSIETVEWDAEDAGKSGYDHYMRKEINEQPSALRECFRGRLDELTGRVSLEGFDELELSTPITFVACGTSAHAAMFGAQLLRKWGVPAHAFLASEFDARSMPLGSESTIVGVTQSGETADTLRALREANGAGATTLAVTNTVGSSAARETDETLYIRAGPEISVAATKTFASQQAALTMLAAELSDHRSRELVRELRAVPDRIQSVLDSSSAREIAELYCDADAYFFIGRGANYPVALEGALKMKEITYEHAEGFAAGELKHGPLALVSENTPVFAVVTGDGRRTEKTIGNVKEVEARGTPVVAVTDGRSEVGRYADHVLEIPPAGDVTSAILANVQLQLAAYWTANELGRSIDKPRNLAKSVTVE; this comes from the coding sequence ATGTGCGGCATCATCGGCTACGTCGGCACGGACCGCGGCGACGCCGCCGAGGTGCTGCTCGAGGGACTCTCACAGCTCGAGTATCGCGGGTACGACTCGGCCGGAATCGCGCTGGCGAACGGCGAACTCGACGTCCACAAGCGCGAGGGCGAACTCGCCGAACTCGAGGCCGCACTGTCGACGGCCCGGCTCGGCGACGAAGCCGTCGGGGTCGGGCACACGCGATGGAGTACGCACGGCCCGCCGTCGGATCGCAACGCTCACCCCCACACCGACGAGGACGGCCGGGTCGCGGTCGTTCACAACGGGATCATCGAGAACTACCAGGCGCTCCGGGACGAGCTCGCGGCCGACGGCGTCGAGTTTCGAAGCGAGACCGACACCGAGGTCGTCCCGCACCTGATCGCGACGTTCCTCGACCGAGGGTTGGCGCCGGAGACCGCGTTCCGACGGGCGATCGATCGACTCGAGGGGAGCTACGCGATCGCCGCCGTCTTCGCCGGCTCGGAGACGGTGTACGCCGCCCGCCACGAGTCGCCGCTGGTGCTCGGCGTCGCCGCCGACGGCTACTACCTCGCGAGCGACGTGCCGGCGTTCATCGAGTACACCGACCGCGTCATTTACCTCGACGACGGCGAGTTCGCCCGTCTCGAAGCCGACGAGATCGCCGTCACGGACGGGAACGGCGAGGTCGTCGAGACGTCGATCGAGACCGTCGAGTGGGACGCCGAGGACGCCGGCAAGAGCGGCTACGACCACTACATGCGCAAGGAGATCAACGAACAGCCGTCGGCCCTTCGCGAGTGTTTCCGCGGCCGACTGGACGAACTCACGGGCCGCGTCTCGCTCGAGGGATTCGACGAACTGGAGCTGTCGACCCCGATCACGTTCGTCGCCTGTGGAACGTCCGCTCACGCGGCGATGTTCGGCGCACAACTGCTCCGGAAGTGGGGCGTCCCGGCCCACGCGTTTCTGGCCAGCGAGTTCGACGCTAGGTCGATGCCCCTGGGTTCGGAATCGACGATCGTCGGCGTCACCCAGAGCGGCGAGACGGCCGACACCCTGCGTGCGCTCCGGGAGGCCAACGGCGCCGGTGCGACGACGCTCGCGGTGACCAACACGGTCGGCAGTTCGGCCGCCCGCGAGACCGACGAGACGCTGTACATCCGGGCCGGACCGGAGATCAGCGTCGCCGCGACCAAGACCTTCGCGAGCCAGCAGGCCGCACTCACGATGCTCGCCGCCGAACTGAGCGATCACCGGTCCCGGGAACTCGTCCGCGAGCTACGAGCCGTCCCCGATCGAATCCAGTCCGTCCTCGATAGCTCGAGCGCTCGAGAGATTGCCGAACTGTACTGCGACGCCGACGCCTACTTCTTCATCGGTCGGGGGGCGAACTACCCCGTCGCACTCGAGGGCGCCCTGAAGATGAAGGAGATCACCTACGAGCACGCCGAGGGGTTCGCCGCCGGCGAGTTGAAACACGGCCCGCTCGCGCTCGTCTCCGAGAACACGCCGGTGTTCGCGGTCGTCACCGGCGACGGCCGCCGCACCGAGAAGACGATCGGGAACGTCAAGGAAGTCGAAGCGCGCGGGACGCCCGTCGTCGCGGTCACCGACGGCCGCTCCGAGGTCGGACGGTACGCCGACCACGTGCTCGAGATCCCGCCGGCCGGCGACGTGACGAGCGCGATCCTCGCGAACGTCCAGCTTCAGCTCGCGGCGTACTGGACCGCCAACGAATTGGGGCGGTCGATCGACAAGCCGCGAAACCTGGCGAAGAGCGTCACAGTCGAGTAG